One segment of Asterias rubens chromosome 2, eAstRub1.3, whole genome shotgun sequence DNA contains the following:
- the LOC117306860 gene encoding dolichol-phosphate mannosyltransferase subunit 3-like, protein MASKLVEWLTAFMLFASIWIAFVFDMVPIELDPRIKEVIVPLPVYLVIVFGCFSLATIGYRVATFNDCEEAAASLKKEVEEARKDLTRKGFKFT, encoded by the exons ATGGCTTCTAAACTTGTGGAATGGTTGACAGCGTTTATGTTATTTGCTAGTATATGGATTGCCTTCGTCTTTGATATGGTTCCTATTGAACTAGACCCCAGAATAAAGGAAGTCATTGTTCCT CTGCCAGTCTATTTGGTGATAGTGTTTGGG TGCTTCTCATTAGCAACCATTGGTTACCGGGTTGCAACTTTTAATGACTGTGAGGAAGCAGCTGCATCCCttaaaaag GAAGTAGAGGAAGCAAGAAAAGATTTGACAAGGAAAGGATTCAAGTTTACGTGA
- the LOC117306861 gene encoding uncharacterized protein LOC117306861, whose protein sequence is MPVELCTICSPSGPVEEEQEARLTQLKKILPNDFLHNLCSNESLEGNNFKCILRLKLTTEVEAKKWLQAFQEASFMTWRILKTYPDAGRFNSYRVDLRCQHFSRPKAGTTRKKVGKDTQCPARMYLVVKRSQVTRRRKSRSRDEHIKNGFMFIINLRNEHNHDLLSSASLRNRDVSKETTDNLKALYQKGHTPSTALEILKHNLREEFSANYSHVLGDRSLCPDLNYCYRLYYRLAKQATKGASGADIYVNLEARLASYNEEYTDECAKMQQTKDGEVVISICTPLIKRVHTHLDLCGQVLFIDSSYNKEETKCYLFVLLAHSTAGGLPLGVIITSSEKESTLTAGLELLKTQLPDRAFGGRGTHGPEVAIMSDCLPLQRALHSVYPMTEFMLCEFQLLQSTWKWLWNDANKILPDDRPALLATTTAMVNSNSSEELMEKFTAAQSDDSLKEYTGFKVHLAEVFKRRNGWETCCYDRLLVLPEITLEVSKAAMHVFKDKILYKLKNYTLSQAVEFILGRFDVVYKRRLIEVINKKVTCLLNSKYVPLGRDLDCKAIAQVDSSHYTVPSLSDQQDHLVNTDIGTCTCPLGMKGGPCKHQHAVIKKFKLSGYLGTPIPPEQKSVYGVIASDQGKPIFKVEPVDEPPSSVTSAAVEADDDFPMPVTPTAGDSVEITVAQEIIAAATNLKALPKPTEDTSKTVQDHEDHSYDILSVIRQQKPCLPFLQQNSCLPFLPKRSSLLPLDQRLKRVFDIIKQKIKSEPGTYRGAIKSFVTNFENLDSDSALVSSLYTFGKSSGDTLKAAKRHKMIAWKSLRNASHLKEESTAVPAEAEAEQTQMGQ, encoded by the exons ATGCCTGTAGAACTATGCACTATTTGTAGTCCTTCAGGACCAGTAGAAGAAGAGCAAGAGGCAAGGCTTACTCAGTTAAAG AAGATTCTCCCAAACGATTTCCTACACAACCTGTGCTCCAACGAATCACTGGAGGGAAATAACTTTAAGTGTATCCTTCGACTGAAACTAACGACCGAGGTTGAGGCTAAAAAATGGCTACAGGCGTTCCAAGAGGCATCGTTCATGACGTGGCGAATTCTTAAGACCTATCCAGACGCTGGACGGTTCAACTCTTATAGG GTGGATCTACGCTGCCAGCACTTCTCTCGTCCTAAAGCAGGGACAACGAGAAAGAAAGTTGGGAAAGACACCCAGTGTCCCGCCAGGATGTATCTGGTTGTTAAGAGATCCCAAGTTACTCGCAGACGTAAGTCCAG ATCCCGAGATGAGCACATCAAGAATGGCTTCATGTTCATCATCAACCTTCGTAATGAGCACAATCATGATCTACTCAGCTCAGCCTCGCTGAGGAACAGGGACGTTTCTAAAGAGACGACGGACAACTTGAAGGCGTTGTATCAGAAAGGACACACCCCGTCTACGGCACTGGAGATTCTCAAACATAATCTACGCGAGGAATTCTCTGCGAATTACAGTCACGTCTTAGGAGACAGATCACTGTGTCCAGATCTGAATTATTGCTACAG GCTGTACTACAGATTGGCTAAGCAAGCTACTAAAGGCGCCTCAGGAGCAGACATCTACGTCAATCTGGAAGCCAGGCTCGCCTCCTACAATGAGGAATATACTGATGAATGCGCCAAGATGCAACAGACTAAGGACGGTGAAGTAGTCATATCCATCTGCACCCCACTCATCAAAAGGGTACACACTCACTTGGATCTCTGCGGTCAGGTGCTGTTTATCGATTCATCGTATAACAAAGAGGAAACCAAGTGTtacctgtttgttttgttagcgCACTCAACGGCTGGTGGGTTACCACTTGGGGTGATCATCACATCTTCAGAGAAGGAGTCGACCCTCACCGCGGGACTTGAACTCCTTAAGACGCAGCTACCAGATCGCGCGTTTGGTGGGCGGGGCACTCACGGCCCGGAGGTGGCTATAATGAGTGATTGTCTCCCTCTTCAGCGTGCACTCCACTCTGTGTATCCGATGACGGAGTTCATGCTCTGTGAGTTTCAGTTGTTGCAGTCAACTTGGAAATGGCTGTGGAACGACGCCAATAAAATCCTCCCAGACGACCGGCCGGCTTTACTGGCCACCACAACGGCAATGGTGAACAGTAACTCGAGTGAGGAGCTCATGGAGAAATTCACTGCCGCTCAGAGTGACGACTCCTTGAAGGAGTACACCGGGTTCAAAGTGCATTTAGCTGAAGTGTTTAAGAGAAGGAACGGGTGGGAAACATGTTGCTACGATCGGCTGCTAGTACTTCCAGAGATCACACTTGAAGTTTCCAAGGCTGCGATGCACGTCTTTAAGGATAAGATCCTGTATAAGCTGAAAAACTACACTCTAAGCCAAGCAGTGGAATTCATCTTGGGAAGGTTTGATGTAGTCTATAAGCGCCGTCTGATTGAGGTGATCAACAAAAAAGTAACTTGCCTACTGAATTCCAAATATGTACCTCTGGGACGGGACTTGGACTGTAAAGCTATAGCGCAG GTTGATAGCTCTCACTACACCGTGCCAAGTCTGTCTGACCAGCAGGACCATCTGGTCAACACGGACATCGGAACGTGTACCTGCCCACTAGGAATGAAAGGTGGCCCATGCAAACACCAGCATGCTGTCATCAAGAAATTCAAACTCTCTGGATATTTAGGCACACCAATACCACCAGAGCAGAAGAGCGTATATGGAGTCATTGCATCCGATCAGG gaaaaCCGATCTTTAAGGTTGAACCTGTGGATGAACCTCCCTCATCTGTAACATCTGCTGCAGTGGAAGCTGATGACGACTTCCCCATGCCTGTGACGCCCACCGCAGGAGATTCTGTGGAGATCACAGTAGCTCAAGAAATCATAGCCGCTGCTACAAACTTAAAGGCTCTTCCGAAACCAACTGAAGATACCTCAAAGACTGTGCAAGATCATGAAGATCATTCGTACGATATCTTATCAGTTATTCGACAACAGAAACCGTGTCTACCTTTCCTCCAACAGAACTCGTGTCTACCTTTCCTCCCTAAGAGGTCATCACTTTTGCCTCTGGATCAAAGACTCAAGAGGGTGTTCGATATTATCAAACAGAAGATCAAGAGTGAACCTGGGACCTATCGAGGTGCAATCAAGTCCTTTGTTACAAACTTTGAGAACCTGGACTCAGATAGTGCATTGGTCTCATCGCTGTATACATTCGGAAAGTCTTCTGGAGACACGTTGAAGGCAGCTAAGCGCCATAAGATGATAGCGTGGAAGTCACTACGGAATGCAAGTCATCTTAAAGAGGAGTCAACGGCTGTACCTGCGGAAGCAGAGGCAGAGCAGACTCAAATGGGACaatag